In the Brassica napus cultivar Da-Ae unplaced genomic scaffold, Da-Ae ScsIHWf_138;HRSCAF=249, whole genome shotgun sequence genome, cttACATGTAGAACAAATAATTATAGAATTATTGTGTTATTTAGTGGCTAATGATcacaaattaatatatgatattctTATTTAATCATTACAAAATACtgtataacctctttaaattaatactctataaattaatatacactataaatctctataaaataatataattttatagtcccaaattgagtttttggttcaattagtacatcgataaattaatatatttataaattaataaaaaaattatagttttggtgtagtcctaacattattaatttatagaagtttcaCTGTACTGTAGTACAACTTTTCGTCGGTTCATGTATATATGCAATTACAAATATGTTGCAATTTgtgataaatttatatatatatatatgtagagaGACTACATGGgaagagttaaaaaaaagaagcatgCTTGAACCAACAGAGAGTGGATCCAAATGTTGCTTTCCAGCTTTACCAACGTATCACCCACATTACTGCCACTGCTACATAAACTGAAGGAGAGAGAAATTGAGATACTGTGATGATGATCATCATGATATATCGATGTCGATGataaattgatgatgatggctccGGTATGCGTACCCTAAGAGCTGTAGCTAGCTAGGACCATGGATACATTATACATATCTCTGTCTTTGTAACTTGTACGTACGCAGAGCATGGAGTTTACTAAAACGGAGACGTTTGGTGGGTCGTAGTGGGGTTAGTGAATTTGCAAGTGGGACTGAGTCTATGTGTTATAGGATATGCAACATGCAAATGGTCCCCTTctgttctctttttttattaaaataatttagtgtctactaaggaggaaaCATCCCTTTTATAGATTCACACCCATAAAATGcaagtttttcttttatttgattTCATGATCTACAGTATTCTGAAACTGTGGAAAATGTACATATATAGAATGTGTGCTCCGAACACTCCTGGCAAATTCGTCACAATATACATTATCATGCTCTGAGTGTACGTATTGGTTGTTagttcatgtaattttttttgaaaaaattattgcAAAGGCGACGATGGTATATAATAGAAGTCATATGATAAATAAAGTGTGTATAAAGTTtaagaaatacaaaaagaacatatataaaaatggtTCTTTTGTAATCCACTTCTTTTGATATATGAGAGATTCGTTTGAGTGTACATGTGGCCTTTCAATCGAGCCTATTCTGTCTGTATCTAGGCAACCGCATTCCACATGTACCTTTACAACAGAGAGCTTCTGtaattcgtttttaatataaTCACAAAAAATGAAGCACAACCACATATGGGCTGTGAATATATATGCAAACAAAGTCTCATAGTATGACGTCTTTGAGTCCAAGAACAAATCCATGCGAACTTTATAATAATCAGCCTAGGAAGAGTTGGATATGAGTTTCAAAAACACATTAACTGGTATGAGAGCCGGTTGGCaaaaatctgcaaaaaaaaacaaaaatatactcGTCGATTCGAGGAGTGACTTCAGTAGGAAGGGGACGTATGTAGCCGAGATCAGTCAAAGATCCTGAAAGCTTCGATTGTGGGAAGATTAGACTCATTGTTCTTTAACGTGAAACTTTTAAGGCTAAAACTGAGATTCATAATTTATGATATTAACAGATCATTTATGCTCGTGCTTACACCTGTAAGCATCAGTACAACTTGCTTCTTGGTAAACAAGAAAGCATGTCTGATTATTTCCTCGTGAGTTTCCAATCGACAAAAACATAACATGAATTTAAGCTGAGCTTACCATTGCTTTCCAGATTGTTGACTCGATCATTGCTTTATTCCGAGTGGATTTCACTAGAAGATGGGAACTTGCTGATCGCCAGGTTACATTACTAACATAAAGCATTAACAAGATATAGCTGTGCTAAAAAGGTGGAAAGCTTCTCTGCTTTTCTCAAGAAGGTTAGTTTCTGTGTTGCAGCAAAAACTAGCTCAGACGCTCTCAAGGATAATCAAAATTGCAGAGGAATTCAATGTTTCTGTCTACATGACCAACCAAGGTTTGCTTTACTCTAGAAGGGAAGGATTCTTTTATTGGTTGCACTAACCTGATAAGGGGATCATCTTTTGATATGATAATTGAAGTGATATATGATCCAGGGGTGGAATTAATGTTCATATCAGATCCAAAGAAGCCAGCAGGTGGTCATGTTCTTGCTCACGCAGTCACGATCAGTCTCAGTTTCAGGAAGGGCAAAGGAGAGCAACGAGTCTGCAAAGTCTTTGCCGCTCCTAATCTCCCGGAAGGCGAAGCTATATCCTTTTGAAAAAATAACATTGAAAGTTTACTTGATTATTCATTACTTTCTTGTTCCCTTAACAAAATAATCACATTTTCCAGATTACTCCCGGAGGGAGGCGTTGCAGATGCCAAGGGCTAAAGCCACCCTACAGGAGTAGAGATGGCAATTTTGGACCTGGACCACAGGCCTTTTCCATAAAGGAGTGCTACGGGGCGGGGTTTAGTTAGCCCAAAAAGAGAAAGCCTCGCGGGATGGGTTCTTTCGGTATTAGGCCTTTGGTGCGATGGGCCACCAGTGGACCGCATGATAGTGAAAACCCGCCTAACCTTGGgctttttttttcgatttttcaactgaaaatagaaaaaaacgaGAGAGACTGTGAGGATGGCGATCTAGTTTTGATCTTCACCGACAAACTATGGAGCTCCGGTGATGGCGGTTTGGTGTTCGATGATTCTTCCGGTCTCCCATGCGTCTTTGATTCTTCCAGAACTGTGCGAGCTCACTTTTCACCGAAGAAACTGATGGAGCTCCGACGATGGGTTCTTCAGCGATGGTGCTTCCAGACTCTTCTTCCTACATGCATGTCACAGGTATTGAAAGATTCaacatattttgtgtttataataaatttttggatCTAACTATTTTTTTAGGTTGTTTCTCTTCGATCCACCACCGGAGCTTCTATTCTTCTTCGATCCACCACCGGAGCTTCTCTTCGTCTTTGATCCACTACTGGAGATTCTCCTTCGCTGCATGCatgttcatcttcttctcctcttcactGAACGTGTACACAATTCTTCATATTTCAGGCTAGCTAGACTGATGTTTAGTTGCAATTATCTTTGTCCCGGTTAGCTTGATGTTTAGTTACATTGCTTTGCAAACAACAAACTAAAAAGTTCTGCACCATTTAAACATGTACAACTAAAGAACAACAAGAAACTACTTAAAACTACGATTGTAAACAAAGCCATTTAGATTCTAATTCAAATTTGCATCTACAAAGCGTACTGATCATGAAGTTTAGATGGTGCAGGCAATGGAAGATCAGACGTCCAATGGGCTGACCCGCAAAGGCCCATACATATAGCAGGCGGGTTTGGGCAGCCATTTCGGAGACCGGCCCGCGCAGGTCTGGCCCTCCATGATTCGCTTGAAGCCATTCTTGCTGCGGTCCGGGACGGGACTGGACAACTTTTTTGCCATTTCTATAGAGGAGCTCTTTATTATAtcatcttacatatgtttattttttacttGTTTATTTCTATTATGTTTTGACCCACATGACTTTACTTGGGAAGTTATTTCACTAATTGTGACTGATTTATTACTGTCATTTTTATGCACTGAAGCATATGTGTATAAGTCTTTATTACTAGCCCGCTTATTGTTACCACCAGGTAGAGCTCCAACGCAATAAGCAAGTTTTAAGAGTGAAAAGATGATTTCTAAAATATGTGGAAACCCAGCTAGAGAgaccaaaaaagtaaaaaaaaaaaaaaaaacaacaaagaagCCTTTCCAGTGAAAACAACTCATAGCTTACAAAGAAGCCATCAATTTTATTATTCATCGATGCTCTATGGATCAACCAAATAATCAAGCCATGAAAAATGGTCTAGTTCATTAGAGATGAAATTTGTTTCacttcctttttgttttttttttttcttttgtaatttttgatacaaatatgataaatgttttggCGTACGACAAATATGTACACAATGTCCTTTTATGTCGCATTTATTGCAAACATTTCAAGATTTCTTTCTAACATCccgactttttttttattttcgatGAAGTTCTCAGTTGTTCTTTTATCATAAGGATAAAATCTTCGTTGTCACCTTTTTCCACAACCATGATAGCGGTTTTTACCGTGTCCACGTCCTCATACCTCCTAATTATTATAACCAAATGATGCAACATTCACTTCAGAGAACAAATCAGATTCATTAGGACTAGCATGATGGTTCAATGTTACAATTTGATTGCTCCACGACAAGGAAAACTTACATCAACTCCAAGTATTGGGTATATCCATTCGCCTTGTATTTGCTGCATGACTACATTTTCACGATCGAACATGAAGAGATTTATCTCTATCATAGCATCATCACTTATCTTCTTTCCACATAACATTTTCCTTGATGTAATTCCGAACATCCCAAAATTATATCCACTAATACTTTTGTAGTCCTGGAACAAAAATTGGATCGACTCGTGTTTGGATTTCGGTATAAGTTCACATATCTCTTGTTATCAAACCTCTCTTTTGAACATTGCCAAAATATCTACATGATCTTCTTTCTTAATATATTTATCGTTTAAACCATCATGTATGTAGTTTCGTAAAAACATCatgtcttttttctttttctcatacGACATAGTTTTCAATTTATTGATGGTTTCTAAAAGTTCATTTCCTCTTAGGTCCATTTTTACACTGACAGACCATGTCATATAATTATTCCCAGTAATATCAGCGACAGTTATTTCGAGCTTTGTCAAATTCTACATTATAACtggattaataaaatagtaatataaaaatataataaaatcataatttgaGTGCATAGTACACCATATtgactattttatatttatgaattcAAAGCCTTCCTATATGATCCGAGGAGACAAAGTTTAACATGTTGATCATTTCATATTCATGGAGACAAAGCCTACTATGTGATCTTTTGATCGTAAAGACATTGTCTATTATAATGAGAAATTAGGAAAGGCAACACAAATCATCTTAGTACAAATAATAAACGTAGAAAGTAAAGCTATCActctgaaataaaattaaataaagtaaaatatattgaaacataaattaaatCTCAGCTCGTACATGATAAGAACGCTCGTcatgataacgtgttgtaactTATATGAAagatatatttatgaaatatatattgtatttatgtTTGACATGTTATtaatacatattattttatgtgtggTAGAAGAAATATCAACGACAAAGAGACTTTTTCATAGGGCTGGGAAAAATATCAGTAAGTTTTAATTCGATTTGTTATCTGTTTTGTTTCAAACTGAAAATTCGGATATCCGTAACCTTACAAagctaaacaaatataatatgaaatattcaaaagaaacaaatcaaattaactttttattttaggtaagttttataatatttttatttattatattagttattagaattttaaaaagaaaataattttatatttgcaccaaaatattattattttatattatctttggatttaaatttatttttaaattttattttatttgtacatATCGAATAAGATATtcgtttaaaaatataaaaaaattccgGATATCTTGAACACCGAATATTCGGATAACTACAGATCGAATCGGATAACTGATTATTTGGACAAAACAATTCGGATCACAAATATCTCAAAACCCGAATATTCGACTCGTGCCCACCTCTCATTTGTAAAACACTTATTACTCtttctatattatatatctCATATTTTACAAGAGATGTTACTAtatctaagaaaaaaagaaaagtatacTCAGTTATTTAAACGGCTAAGAGAATAAGACGAGGTTAATAGGATAAATCTTATCCTCTTTAATAAATAagcattatttaatatttttggtaatAAACTATGTTGCATGGAAACTCAGTTGAAGGTACGTTTCACGTTTCGGAAACGTTTCAGAATCGAAATATTTCGGAAACTCGTGGAAACGCATTGGaaactcgtttttaaaaatctcagtTTGAAAACTTAGTGGAAACTTGCGTTTCTATTTTGGAAACTCGTGTTTCTGTTCTGGAAACGCTAAAACTTTTCAATTAGTTATGATTTgttgt is a window encoding:
- the LOC125597227 gene encoding meiotic recombination protein DMC1 homolog is translated as MAPIIYARAYTCKHQYNLLLGKQESMSDYFLIVDSIIALFRVDFTRRWELADRQQKLAQTLSRIIKIAEEFNVSVYMTNQVIYDPGVELMFISDPKKPAGGHVLAHAVTISLSFRKGKGEQRVCKVFAAPNLPEGEAISF